Within the Pseudomonadota bacterium genome, the region CACGTTCAACTTATTCGCGACCAGTGCGTCAACAATCTCCCTAGAGCGTTTTGGAGAGAATCGCCAATCAGAAGTAAACGAAATGACTAAGTAATTGGCTTGAGCGTGACTCAGAGTTGCGGAGAGTTTGCCAGAATATTTAGCAGCCGGATCAAAATAATCAAGCGCTTTGGTAATACGCAGATAGGTATTGGCATCGAAGATCTCCGCGAATTTATCCCCTTGATGTCTCAAATAAGACTCAATTTGAAACTCGGTATCAAAGTTAAACTTCAAGACATCTTCTCGTAAGCTCCGCCCAAATTTAACGTCCATGGCATCGTCTGACAGATACGTAATGTGCCCAATCATACGAGCAATCTTCAAACCACTGCGCGGCAAGACGTGTCGCTGATAAAAATCACCGCCATAAAACTCCGGGTCCAAAGTGATGGCTTGTCGCGCAACTTCATTAAATGCAATATTTTGCGCTGACAGCTTCGGCGCAGCAGCCACGATAACGGCATTTTTTAGTCGCGTAGGTTGATCAATTGTCCACTGCAGAGCTTGCATACCTCCCAAACTGCCACCAATGACTGCTGCTAAAGTCTTTATGCCAAGTTTTGTCGCAAGCCTTGCCTGTGTCTCAACCCAATCCTCTACCGTCACCATAGGAAATGTGCTGCCCCAAGGTTCCGTCGTTAAAGGATTAATGGACGACGGGCCAGTTGACCCATGGCAACCCCCTAGATTATTGACTCCAATCACAAAAAAACGATTGGTATCCAGCGGTTTTCCGGGACCAATCAAATTGTCCCACCACCCTATAGTATTTCTGTCTCCATTATAGGTCCCGGCCACATGGTGCGAGGCATTAAGAGCGTGACACACAAGAACGGCATTTGTTTTTTGCTCATTAAGCGTGCCGTAGGTTTCAAAAGTGAGCTGGTACTTCGGTAACGTCTCACCACATTTGAGCAAAATAGGCTCATCAAACATTATGTGTTGAGGGTGCACATCACCAATCGATGCTCTCGTCATTAACGCTACCTTATGGCAATGAGGACATTAAACTTGGGTGCAGCCCAAAACACATCTAGGACACCCAAAACCTAAATACTACCTTTGGACAGTTGAACCATAATTCTCGTCGCTGCTTCAGCTGCCATATCGTCGATTAAAGAACCCTCTTCACTCGATTTCGCAGCAATATCTTGATCGCTATAAGTTATTTTCCGATGTAATACGACCTGGCTATCTAACACATTAGATGCATCTTGCGGTGCGTAGATTCTAAACTGAACCAAGTAACTTAACTCATACTCATCGACTCTACCTGAGTTCGATAATACCGAAATCGTCCGAGTCGAATTTTCTGCAAGAACGCTGATTACAACCTCTGCTGCTGACGCGGCGCCAACAAGCATG harbors:
- a CDS encoding homoserine O-acetyltransferase — its product is MTRASIGDVHPQHIMFDEPILLKCGETLPKYQLTFETYGTLNEQKTNAVLVCHALNASHHVAGTYNGDRNTIGWWDNLIGPGKPLDTNRFFVIGVNNLGGCHGSTGPSSINPLTTEPWGSTFPMVTVEDWVETQARLATKLGIKTLAAVIGGSLGGMQALQWTIDQPTRLKNAVIVAAAPKLSAQNIAFNEVARQAITLDPEFYGGDFYQRHVLPRSGLKIARMIGHITYLSDDAMDVKFGRSLREDVLKFNFDTEFQIESYLRHQGDKFAEIFDANTYLRITKALDYFDPAAKYSGKLSATLSHAQANYLVISFTSDWRFSPKRSREIVDALVANKLNVSYAEIDLPHGHDAFLMDEPVYHSLIGVYFDRVWKEGKDE
- the lptE gene encoding LPS assembly lipoprotein LptE, with the translated sequence MTTIRIKLLLLLFAFAITSCGFKLKGSYEIPYQTVHVQADVDSRVARALKKKIERKHKDMLVGAASAAEVVISVLAENSTRTISVLSNSGRVDEYELSYLVQFRIYAPQDASNVLDSQVVLHRKITYSDQDIAAKSSEEGSLIDDMAAEAATRIMVQLSKGSI